The Paraburkholderia caffeinilytica genome segment GCTTTTCGCCTACGGCGTGGAAGAACCCCAGCAAGCCCTCGGCGCCCTGCACCACCGCGCGCTCGCCATTCACCGGCAAGCCGAGTTCCTTGTACCAGTCGAGCAGTTCGCTATGCGTGGCCGGCATTTCGATGCCTTCGACCACGCCGATTCCATAAGCGAAGAACGACAGCGGCCGCTGCGCAGTGATCTTCGAATCGAGCTGCCGCAAACTGCCCGCGGCAGCGTTACGCGGATTAGCGAATTCCTTTTGCTCGGCGGCCCGCTGGCGCTCGTTCAGGCGTTCAAAATCGCGCTTGAACATGAGCACTTCGCCGCGCACGTCGAGCACGTGCGGCACGCGTTTGCCCTTGAGCTTGAGCGGAATGGAACGGATCGTGCGGACGTTTTCGGTGACGTTCTCGCCCGTGGCGCCATCGCCGCGCGTGGACGCCTGGACGAACGTGCCGTCGACGTAACGCAGCGAGATGGCAAGGCCGTCGAACTTCAGTTCGGCCGCGTAATCCACCGGCACCGGCGGTTCGCTCGCGTTCTTGCCGAGCGCGTCGCCGACGCGCTTGTCGAACGCGACGATGTCTTCGTCGGCAAAGCCGTTGTTCAGCGAGAGCATGGGCTGATCGTGCACGACCGGCTCGAAGCCGCTCGACGCCTCGCCGCCCACGCGCTGAGTGGGCGAATCCGGCACCACCAGGTCCGGGTGCTCCGTCTCGATTCGCTCCAGTTCCTTGAAGAGCTTGTCGTACTCCGCGTCCGGCAAGTCGGGCTGGTCGAGTACGTAGTACGCATAGTTGGCGCGTTCGAGTTCCGCGCGCAGCCACGCGGCCCGCTCTGCCGGAGCGCTGGTTGCAGGGTTTGAGGCGGGGGTTCGGGCCATGCTGTCGGAAGGTTCTTCAATGAAATTCAGACATTGGATTATCGCAGGAAGCGTGCCCCTTTACATCGGCCGAATGGCCAGTTTCATGCGTTCGTTATTGCATCTCAAACGCCAACGGCCGCACATCGTGCGGCCGTTGAAGTCCTGCATGAAAAAGCAGAGCCGTTACTGGCTGAACAGCCGCCGCGTGGCCGGCGAACCCGCCGGAATGCCCGCCTGTTCGAGCTTCGCATAAAGCGTCATCAACTGCTTTTCGATCGCCAGCAGCGAGGTTTCCGGCAGCGGACGGCGCCCATCGTCGACCACCCTTCCGCCGATGCGCTCAGCCAGCGATTTCGCGTAGTCGCACATCAGGCGGAACGGCAGGATGTCTTCGTCCGCGACCGGCACGTCGAGCACCAGCGTGATCATCTGGCCGCCCTTGTAGGTCAGGTCGTCGCGCAGGAAATTGGTGTCGCCGAATTGCAGCATGAACACCGGGCTCTGCTTCGCGTCGAGCTTGACGAAACGCGTGCCGTCGCGCGAGAGCAGCAAGCCGTCCTGCGAGGCGACAGCCTGGACGTAGTTGGCCGACCACGGCGCCCCGTCGGACAGCACGTTGATCGACAGCTGCGCATCGCACTGCGCGGCGAAGCCGTCGAGCTCGCGCGCCATCGCGACCGTTTCCAGCATGTCGGGAAATTCCGGCGACGCGTCGAGCGCATCGGCAAACTGCTGCACGCCGGTCACGAACTCCGAGAACTCCAGCTCGTTGAGCGCGCCACTGCGATTGGCCAGTTGCGCGGCGGCGCGCAGCTCTTCGTAGCGCGCGCCGTTTTGCAGCAATTCCCACGCACCGCCTTCGAGCTTGCCCTCGATATGCACCGGCTTGCTGCCGGCGCGGCGCAAACGCTGCGCAAGCGGAATCACCTTGTCGCCGGCCACGGGCCCGTTCAAACGAATCGGCACGATGCAGTCGATGCGGCGATCGACGATAGCCGGCGGCGCCGACGAAATCGTCGTGGCGGCGGGCAGGATCGGCTCGACCGGTTCGTCGGCCTTCGTAGCGTGACCGCCTTCGGCCTCGGCAATGCCTTCCGCTTCCGGATAGCCGTTCGGCGTGGTCGTCTCGGCCTGGATATCGGCCGGCGTATCGAGCGGCGCAGCAGTTGCGCCAAACGTCGGTTCGACCCGCGCCGCCGCGGTTTCCGCCGCCACATCCGCACCCACTACCGGCTCGCGCCGCGTAGTCGGCCGGGCCGGTTCGATAAACGGACTCTGCTCTTCCTGATCGTCCCGTGCGAAACTTTCGGCGGTGTCGGCCGGCATCGGACGCGGCATCTTGCGGCGCACCTTCGCGCCCTGCCATGCGTTGTACACGACCACGCCCCCGACCACCACGGCGCCCGCGCCGATCAAACCGAGTGTCAACTCGTCCATGCATGCTCCATCAGCAATTCTTCTGTCTGCGCGGCTAGCGCCCGCCCCACGTGTCGCGCGGCCGATGGCCGCTGCGCTGAACGCGGGCGCCCGCGATGATCAATCGAAACAAAAACTCAAACGATATTCTGGGCGAAACCAGCCGCCGTTTCCATGTCGACGGCAACGATCCGCGACACGCCCTGCTCCTGCATGGTCACGCCGATCAGCTGCTGGGCCATCTCCATCGCGATCTTGTTGTGCGAAATGAACAGGAACTGCGTCTTGTCCGACATCGCGCGCACGAGGTTCGCGAAACGTTCCGTGTTGGCGTCGTCGAGCGGCGCGTCCACTTCGTCGAGCAGACAGAACGGCGCGGGATTCAGCTGGAACATCGCGAACACCAGTGCGGTGGCGGTCAATGCCTTCTCGCCGCCCGACAGCAGGTGAATCGTCGAGTTCTTCTTGCCCGGCGGCTGCGCCATCACCTGCACGCCGGCGTCGAGAATCTCGTCGCCGGTCATGATCAGCCTGGCCTGGCCACCGCCGAAAAGACGCGGGAACAGCTCGCCGAAATGACGGTTCACTTCGTCGAAGGTGCCTTGCAGCAGCGTGCGCGTTTCGCCGTCGATCTTGCGGATCGCGTCTTCCAGCGTTTCGATCGCGTTGTTCAGGTCGGCCGATTGCGAATCGAGGAACGTCTTGCGCTCGGTCGCCGCTTTCAGTTCGTCGAGCGCGGCCATGTTGACCGGGCCGAGCGCCGTGATCGCGTTGTTGATCCGCGTGACTTCGCCTTGCAGGTAGGACGGCTTCATGTCCGGCGTGAGCTTGGCCTGCAATTCGGCTTCATCGACGCCGGCTGCCGCCAGTTGCTCGATGAACTGCTCGCCGTTCAGGCGCGCGGCCTGTTCCTTCAACTGCAATTCGTTGATGCGGTCGCGCAGCGGTTGCAGCGCACGCTCTGCGCTCAGGCGGGTTTCGTCGGCGGCACGCAGCTTGGCGGTCAGGTCGTCCAGCTCCAGACGCGCGGCGTGCAGCGCTTCTTCCTTGACCGCGCGAATATCGAGCGCGTCCTGCAAGCCGGTGTGCGCGGTTTGCTGGTTGATCGTTTCGAGCTCGGCGCGCGCATCTTCCAGCGACGCGGCGACACGCTCGCTCTGTTCGTGAGAGACCTGGATGCTGCGCTTCAATTCGTCGATGCGGTTCGCCATGTTGCGCGCGGCGAAGCGCGCGTCGGTGGCGACCCGATCGAGATCGCGCGATTGAGCGCGCGCGGCGGTAAGCGCTTCGTCGAGTGCCTCGAAAGCCAATTGATGATCTTCGAAACGCGCCTGCAATTCGGCGAGTTCGGCATCGTGACGCTCGAAATTCGCTTCCGATTCGCCACGCAAGGCGCGCTGCTCTTCGATCTGCGCGGTAATTTCTTCGAGCTCTTCGCGGATTTGCGTGCTGCGCTGCGTGTAGCGCTCGTGCGCTTGCGCGAGCTTGAGCACGTCCATCTGCAAAGCGTGCACGCGCTGGGTCGCGCGCTCCGACTGTTGGCGCACGTCGGTCAACGCTTGCGCGGCTTGCGTGTGCGCGGCTTCGGCGCGGATCGCGGCGGCCTTCGCCTCGTCGGCCAGCAACGCTTGCGCACGCACCTGACGGCCCAGGTTTTCGATTTCCTGCTGACGGGCCAGCATGCCGGCCTGTTCGGAATCGGCGGCATACAACTGAACGCCGACACGCGTCACCACGTGGCCGGCCTTCACGACGAACGAGCCGCCTTCCGGCAATTGCGCGCGCATGGCGAGTGCCTGCTGCAGATCGTCGGCGACGAAGGCGAGGCCGAGCCAGTCGTTCAGCACGGCGCGAATACCGGCATCGTCGATACGAACCAGCGACAGCAGCGGCCGCAAAGCCGGCGGCGTGGCAACCGGCTGACCGGCTGCCGGCGGTGCGTAGAACGCGAGCTTGGCGGGCGGCGCGTCGGTGGCGAACGCCTTGACCCAGTCGAGGTTCGACACTTCCAGGGCAGCGAGCCGCTCGCGCAGCACCGCTTCGAGCGCGGCTTCCCAGCCGGCTTCGACGTGCAGCTTCTTCCACAGACGCGGCAAGCCGTTCAGCTCGTGCTTTTCGAGCCACGGCTGGATCTTGCCTTCGGTCTGGACGTTTTCCTGCAATTGTTTGAGCGCGGCAAGGCGTGCGTCGAGCTGGTGAATCTGTGCGCTTTCCGACTGCACGCGCTCCTGGGCCGCGCGCCGTTCGCCGTCGAGACGCGGCAGCGTTTCCTGCGCGTCGGCAAGACGGGCCTGCGCGTCGTGCAGGATTTCTTCGTGCTCGGCGAGCTGCATGCGCAGGTCTTCGAGTTGCGCTTCGTCGGGCGCATCGAGACCGCCCGCTTCCGACTTCAGCCGCTCGTGACGCTGCTGCAGCTGCTGCAATTGCTGATCGGCGTTGCGCTGATGCGCGGCTTCGAGCTTCAAAGCCTGTTCGGTCTGCGCGATCCCGCCGCGCTCGGCGTTCAATTCGGTTTGCGCATCGCGCCAGCGCGCTTCCAGCGCCGGCATCGCGTCGTGCTTGGCGGCGGCTTCGTCTTCGGCCAGCGCGGCTTTTTCTTCGGCGACAGCCAGTTGTTCTTCAGCGTCTTCGAGATCGTCTTGTGCTTTTTGGGCTTGCGACTGCCACTGCTCACGCTGCGCGGTCAGGGCGGCGATCTGCGCCTGCACGCGGTTGCGCGATTCGACGATGAACTTGATCTCGGCCTCGAGGCGGCTGACTTCCGCATTCGCCTCGTACAACGCACCTTGTGCGCCCTGCATTGCGTCGCTGGCGGAATAATGCGCGACGCGCAGCGTTTCGAGCTGCGCCTCGACTTCGCGCAGCTTTGCGGTTTGCGCCTCGAGGTCGATTTGAGCCTGCTCGATCGCGCGCTGCTGGCGCTCCTGCTCGCTGCCGGCTTCGTTCTTGCGCAGCAGCCACAACAGACGCTGCTTCTCTTCGCCGTCGGTCTGCAGATCCTTGTATTTGGTCGCGACAATCGCCTGCGCTTCGAGCTTCTCGAGATTCGCCCCGAGTTCGCGGACGATGTCCTCAACCCGCGTCAGATTCTCGCGCGTGTCGTGCAAACGGTTCTCGGTTTCGCGGCGGCGTTCCTTGTACTTCGACACGCCCGCGGCTTCTTCGAGGAACACGCGCAGCTCTTCGGGCTTCGCCTCGATCAGGCGCGCGATCATGCCCTGCCCGATGATCGCGTACGCACGCGGCCCGAGGCCGGTGCC includes the following:
- the smc gene encoding chromosome segregation protein SMC, whose amino-acid sequence is MRLTSIKLAGFKSFVDPTHFQVPGQLVGVVGPNGCGKSNIIDAVRWVLGESRASELRGESMQDVIFNGSTARKPGSRASVELVFDNADGRAAGQWGQYAEIAVKRVLTRDGTSSYYINNLPARRRDIQDIFLGTGLGPRAYAIIGQGMIARLIEAKPEELRVFLEEAAGVSKYKERRRETENRLHDTRENLTRVEDIVRELGANLEKLEAQAIVATKYKDLQTDGEEKQRLLWLLRKNEAGSEQERQQRAIEQAQIDLEAQTAKLREVEAQLETLRVAHYSASDAMQGAQGALYEANAEVSRLEAEIKFIVESRNRVQAQIAALTAQREQWQSQAQKAQDDLEDAEEQLAVAEEKAALAEDEAAAKHDAMPALEARWRDAQTELNAERGGIAQTEQALKLEAAHQRNADQQLQQLQQRHERLKSEAGGLDAPDEAQLEDLRMQLAEHEEILHDAQARLADAQETLPRLDGERRAAQERVQSESAQIHQLDARLAALKQLQENVQTEGKIQPWLEKHELNGLPRLWKKLHVEAGWEAALEAVLRERLAALEVSNLDWVKAFATDAPPAKLAFYAPPAAGQPVATPPALRPLLSLVRIDDAGIRAVLNDWLGLAFVADDLQQALAMRAQLPEGGSFVVKAGHVVTRVGVQLYAADSEQAGMLARQQEIENLGRQVRAQALLADEAKAAAIRAEAAHTQAAQALTDVRQQSERATQRVHALQMDVLKLAQAHERYTQRSTQIREELEEITAQIEEQRALRGESEANFERHDAELAELQARFEDHQLAFEALDEALTAARAQSRDLDRVATDARFAARNMANRIDELKRSIQVSHEQSERVAASLEDARAELETINQQTAHTGLQDALDIRAVKEEALHAARLELDDLTAKLRAADETRLSAERALQPLRDRINELQLKEQAARLNGEQFIEQLAAAGVDEAELQAKLTPDMKPSYLQGEVTRINNAITALGPVNMAALDELKAATERKTFLDSQSADLNNAIETLEDAIRKIDGETRTLLQGTFDEVNRHFGELFPRLFGGGQARLIMTGDEILDAGVQVMAQPPGKKNSTIHLLSGGEKALTATALVFAMFQLNPAPFCLLDEVDAPLDDANTERFANLVRAMSDKTQFLFISHNKIAMEMAQQLIGVTMQEQGVSRIVAVDMETAAGFAQNIV
- a CDS encoding cell division protein ZipA C-terminal FtsZ-binding domain-containing protein, translated to MDELTLGLIGAGAVVVGGVVVYNAWQGAKVRRKMPRPMPADTAESFARDDQEEQSPFIEPARPTTRREPVVGADVAAETAAARVEPTFGATAAPLDTPADIQAETTTPNGYPEAEGIAEAEGGHATKADEPVEPILPAATTISSAPPAIVDRRIDCIVPIRLNGPVAGDKVIPLAQRLRRAGSKPVHIEGKLEGGAWELLQNGARYEELRAAAQLANRSGALNELEFSEFVTGVQQFADALDASPEFPDMLETVAMARELDGFAAQCDAQLSINVLSDGAPWSANYVQAVASQDGLLLSRDGTRFVKLDAKQSPVFMLQFGDTNFLRDDLTYKGGQMITLVLDVPVADEDILPFRLMCDYAKSLAERIGGRVVDDGRRPLPETSLLAIEKQLMTLYAKLEQAGIPAGSPATRRLFSQ